From the Lysinibacillus fusiformis genome, the window ATTCCAGCAGATGGTATTATTTTCAAAGGCCAGTCGTCCATTGATGAATCAGCTATAAGTGGAGAGCCACTGCCTATCTCAAAAAGCGAAGGGGACGAAGTATTTGCGGGCACAGTAAACTTAAATGGTGCAATTACAATGGAAATGACAAAGGCGAATTCAGAAACACTTTTCCAAAAAATTATACAGCTCGTCCAAAGTGCTCAAAGTGAAAAATCTCCCTCTCAACAATTCATCGAAAAGTTTGAAGGGACCTATGTAAAATTTGTTTTACTAGGTGTTGCCATTATGATGTTTCTTCCCCACTTCTTGCTTGGCTGGGACTGGACAACAACATTTTACCGAGCAATGGTGTTATTAGTGGTTGCTTCTCCTTGTGCACTCGTAGCATCCATTATGCCTGCCACACTCGCTACTATATCAAATGGTGCAAAAAATGGTGTGCTGTTTAAAGGTGGTTTACATTTAGAGCATCTTAGTGTATTACGTGCCTTGGCTGTCGATAAAACAGGTACTTTAACTCAAGGCAAACCAGTTGTTACAGATTTTATTGTCCGAGATGGCGTAGAGCGTGATATGGCTTTAGCAATTCTTGCAGGAATCGAATCTCAATCCAATCACCCCCTTGCCCAGGCTATTACCTCGTATGCTAAGGCTGAGGGAATCCACGCATTGCCACAAGCAACGATTGAAGATATTCCTGGCTGGGGGATAAAAGGAACGATTCATAATGAAGCTTATCAAGTAGGTAAACCAGAGTTTGTTGGTGCACAGCTTGCTAGTGATTTTGCCAACAATGCGGCTACAAAACTTGCAGCCGAGGGCAAAACAGTTATTTTCATTCGGGATCAACATGGGATTGTTGCATTAACAGCGCTGAAAGATACTGTACGCAACGAGGCTAAGAAAGCTGTAACATTATTAAAAGAGCTTGATATTCAAGTAGTGATGCTTACAGGTGACAACGAAAAAACGGCCAAAGTTATTGCGAAGGAAGCTGGCGTTACTGAATATGTCGCAGAATGTCTGCCTGAAACGAAGGTTACTGAAATGAAACGCCTACTTACACAGCATCAATTCGTTGGCATGGTAGGCGATGGTATTAATGATGCCCCTGCATTGGCTACGGCAACTACTGGCATTGCTATGGGTGAAGGAACAGACGTTGCGCTAGAAACAGCCGATGTTGTGCTGATGAAAAATGACTTATCGAAAATCGCCTATGCTGTTCGTTTATCACGTAAAATGCAACGTATTGTGAAACAAAATATTTTCTTCTCTATTGGGGTCATTATGTTATTAATTGCCTCTAACTTTTTACAAGTAGTCGACTTACCTTTAGGCGTAATCGGGCATGAAGGGAGTACAATACTAGTTATTCTAAATGGTTTACGTATGCTCAATAAAAATGTTTAACATCAATCATGCCTCAGCGTAATTGCGTCCTAATTTTTTTAGAGCTTGCTCGAAAAAATCTGTGACATCCGCTGGGGCTTCAATATTGTTTCAGTCGTTGTGTAAACACCCATTGAACAATGGGTGCATTTAAAATAGCCTCGCTACTCTTTATGAGTTTAGCGAGGCTTTTGTTAATGCTTATTATTTCCTTATCGACGAATTTCCTTTTGAAGTGCTCTTTTCTGCATGGTAGCGTTTAATACGCCACCAAAGATTAAAATGATTCCCGTAAAGTATAGCCAGAGCATTAAAATAATGACGCCACCAATACTACCATATGTAGCAGAATAATTTGCAAAATTATTAATATAAAAAGAGAAACCATATGTGACTGCTAACCAAGCAAGTGTAGCAAACATCGCCCCTGGCCATACGCCCATTACTTTCAAACGTGGACTGGTATTTGGCACAAACCAATAGATGCCCATTAAAACAACAAAAATCAGTAATGGCGGTATCGACCATCTTAATCTATGCCAGACCGATTCAAATTGCTCCTCTATTCCGACGATTGAGAATAGGAAATGTCCAATTTGCTGTCCGAAGACGGGTAATAAGAGAGCAACAGCAATAACAATGACGAGGGCGATTGTAAAAACTAATGATAAGCCCCTATCTAATATACCTGCTCTCCCCTCTGTATCGTAGGCTTTATTTAAAGAACGAATGAGTGCATTAATGCCTTTAGATGCAGACCAAATTGTACCAAGAACCCCAATGGACAATAAACTACTGTTTCTATTCGTTAAAATCTCATTCAGTGTATTTTCAATAAGCTTATACACTTCATCAGGTAATACATTCACTAAAAATGCATAGACCTGTGTCGTTTCTAAGTTAAGATATGGTAGTAGTGTCACTAAGAAAATAAGTAAGGGGAAGAACGATAGTAAAAAGAAATAAGCCAATTGTGCAGCAAGCGCAGATATTTCAACTCGCTTGAGCCGACCTATTAAATCTTGGATAAAGCCCTTGGATGTCATAATATCAATCGCTCCCTCCTCTGGAGAGACAAACGATTTTACAAACCCAAAAGCGTTATGCAATGTTGCTTTATTCTTTTCCATACAATTCCTCCTAAAACGACCTTTACTCCTTATCAGGTAAAGTAAAGGCTGATTTCGTATCTTCAATCATTCCTTGTATCGTGGAAGGTAAATCCTTAAATTCATCCACCTTTTCGGCAATTGTGTTGACATTATCTGACACGCTTTCACAAAGCACCTTTGCCGCTAATACTTTTTCCTCAACCAAAACCTGCAATTCTTCTCGATTTGCTGCATAGTATGAGATGGCTTCCTTCATCTTTTTTGTTGAGGCAATTGTTTTTTCACGTGTTGCACGATCTAACATACTTAATGCTGCTCCTACTGCTGCTCCTGCTACAATAGATGCGAATAATTTACTTTGACCCATATTAAAACCCCCTGCTTGTATAGTTGCATATTCCCTATTATTTCATAAATAAACAGTCTACTGCACTTATTCTACCCAATAACAGTCTATTTTTAAAGCAATGCCCAAATACGGAGTTGACATTTTTTTTATTCAATGAAATGATATGTGCGAGGATTATGAAAGGTAGGGTAAAAAATGGATTTATCTGTTCCATCTAAAGAAAACGTTGTGTATATGGTCGATCAAATGAAGGACAAGCTTCGTATGGTGAATGTCGATGCCATGAAATCAGAAAACTTCGATGAAGCCAATTATGAAGATTTAGTGTATCTATATGAAATGGTTATGAAAAGAGAAACTTTTAGTCCAAGTGAAATGCAAGCGATTGTTGCTGAGTTAGGATCTTTACGTAAATAGGTAAAATGAAAAGCTATTAGCGAAAGACATTTGTCTGCTGCTAATAGCTTTTTTATTACTGTGTACTCTAAGTTTCTGAACCATCCTCAGTAACTAATGGTTGAATTAATACTTCTACACGACGATTCTTCGCACGTCCTTCCGCTGTGTCATTCGGTGCGATCGCACGATACTCGCCGTTTCCTTTTGCACTAAAGCGCGTAGGATCTAATTTGTCATTACTTTCAATAAGCAGTTCTAAAAATTTCGTTGCACGCATTACAGATAACTGAAAATTCGATGTAAAATTCGGACCTGCTGGTACATTATCTGTATGACCTGTAATGACAATATTTCGAGCTGGATCAGATTCCAGCATAGTTGATAGCTCTTTGGCAATAGGGACATACTCAGGTTTAACTGTTGCTTGCCCTGGATCAAATAAAATACTATCACGGATTGTCACAAGCAGCCCTTCATCGGTCATTTCTGTGGCGAATTGATCTTCCATTTCATTGACTGCAATAAAATTATCCACACTATCTTTTATTTCAGCTAACTCCTGTTGATCCTTTAAATAGGCAGAGTTTTGCTGTGGCGTTTGGTCGCTATCCGCATTCGGAGTAGGCACTGGTGCAGGTTGCTCTAGAAAACTAGTTCCACCATCAAATACTTGATTAAAAACTGCCGACATTCTTTCTAGCTTTTCTTGGTCGACTGAACTTGAGGCAAACAAAATAATAAACACGGCTAGCAGTAAAGTTAAAATATCTGCGTATGGAACTAACCAAGATTCATCAATATGTTCATCATGCTTTTTTTTCTTAGCTTTCTTTGCCAAGGCCACCCGCCCCGCTTTCACCAGAAATTTGACGACGTTCTTCCATCGTTAAGTATGATGAAAGTTTCTGTTCAATTACACGAGGAGCCTCCCCTTCTAATACTGAAAGGATACCCTCAATCATCATTCTCTTTTGTTTTACCTCTAAAGCAGACTTACGCTTTAGCTTGTTCGCAAATGGATGCCATAAAACATACCCTGTAAAGATACCGAGTAATGTAGCCATGAAGGCAGCTGAAATAGCATGTCCTAGCTTTTCGATATCGTTCATATCAGCCAATGCGGCGATTAACCCTACTACTGCACCAAGAACCCCTAAAGTAGGTGCATATGTACCTGCTTGTGTAAAAATAGCTGCTCCACTAGTATGACGTTCTTCCATCGCTTCTACTTCTTCCGTTAGAACATCACGTATGTAGTCAGCATTTTGACCATCAATTGCTAATGTAAGACCATTTTTCAAAAATGGGTCTTCAATTTCTGAGGCTTTACTTTCAAGCGCTAATAACCCTTCACGACGAGCTAAGTCAGCCCATTGTGAAAACATTTTAATAATCTCTATATCATTCGCTAATTTTGTTTCTTTAAAAAGAATTTTAAATAGCTTTGGTACACGCTTTAACTCCTGCATCGGAAAGGCAATTGTTACTGCGGACATAGTACCAAAAATGATAATTAGGATAGCTGCAGGGTTATAAAATGCAGATAAACTAACACCCTTCATTACCATCCCTGTTAATAATGCTACAAAAGCAAGTATTAACCCTATAATCGACGACTTATCCATTCTAGAACCTCCAAATCTACTATCTAATGTTATTTCGTCTTTTTTTCCATATTTTAAATATATAATCCTAGTATAAATGTATTTCATATATTTTTCGATGTAATTAATGCTTTTTATTCACATTTCGACCATTTTTGATTATATTGAATTAAGAATATTACACTTAACTGTCTTAAATTGAAAGGGGATATGATTTTGTTATTATCGTTGGACACAAAATTACTAAAATATGCAGAGTTAGCGGTGAAAGTAGGAGTAAATATCCAAAAAGATCAGTATCTTTATATAAGCTGTTCGACTGATAATCTAAAACTCGCACAAATAATTACTAAAATAGCCTATAAAAATGGTGCAAAACAAGTTTTTGTCGATATATCCGATGATGAAATTGTACGTGCTCGCTATGAGGGAGCACCAAAAGACTCATTTGATTTCTTCCCACCTTGGAAAGTGCAGGAACGTGAATGGTTAGCTGAACACGGTGCTGCTTTCTTAAGCATTAGTTCTCAAAATCCAGATTTATTAAAAGGAATTGAACGTGATAGAATCATGACATTCCAAAAAGCATCTGGTCAAGCACTTGCAAACTATTATCAGTGGCTACAGGCAGATAAATTTAGCTGGTCAGTCATTGCTGCACCTTCTAAGGCTTGGGCAGCGAAAGTATTTCCTCACTTACCAGAAGAACAACAAATAGATGCATTATGGGAAGCTATCTTTGCAGCAACACGTATTGACGTTGAAAACTCTGTTGAAGCTTGGCATGCCCATGATCAGGAATTACATAGCAAAGCTGATTATTTAAATGCAAAGCAATTTAAGTCACTACACTATACTGCTCCAGGCACGGATCTAACAATTGAGCTGCCTCCACATCATGTGTGGGCAGGCGGTAGTAGTATTAGCACACAGGGCCAAACATTTATGGCCAATATGCCAACTGAAGAAATTTTTACAGCACCTTTAAGAACAGGTGTTAATGGTTATGTAACAAGCACTAAGCCTTTAAGCTATGGCGGCAATATTATAGACAATTTCACATTAACATTTAAAGATGGTCGGATCATTGACGTCAAGGCGGAGCAAGGCCAAGAAATTTTAGCTTCCCTTATTGAAACGGATGAGGGTGCTCATTACCTTGGGGAAATAGCATTAGTACCACATAAATCACCTATTTCACAATCGAACTTATTATTTTACAATACATTGTTTGATGAAAATGCATCCAATCATTTAGCCATTGGTAGTGCCTATGCCTTTTGCATTGAGGGTGGTAAAGAAATGACTACTGAGGAGCTAAGTGCGCATGGACTTAACCAAAGTTTGACACATGTAGACTTTATGATCGGCTCGAGCAATATGAATATAGATGGAATAACACAGGATGATCAAATAGACCCAATATTCCGCAATGGAAATTGGGCATTCTAAATAATCCATTCCTACTAATAGTATTCTAGGCTAAGTATGTTAAGGTTGTCATAAATTATCCTTAGATTTTCCTAGTAACCTATTGTATAATTGTTTTAGGGAAATTTAGTAGATCATTTAAGTAGAGAGGAGCTCTAATAATGTTCATTACAACTGTTCTTGGCTTTTCAGCAGTTTTATTAATTTCAACGGGATTCTTCATCCACTACCTACAAGTTGGTTTAGATAGCAAGTCTTCAGTAACTGTAGATCCAAAGCCAAACGAAAAATTTTAATGTGTAAAAAACAGCTACTATATAGGTAGCTGTTTTTTTATAGCTTACAAGTTATTTAATCTACTAAAGCGTAAGAAACTGCTCCTTTATTGTAAAAATTATCTGAATAAAGTCTTTATTGTTTGCATATTGAAAATTTTGCTCTACAATATTTTTTGTAAGGAAGGGAGCAATATTCATGACAATGTTACAAGATATTCTAGAATTTAACAAAGAGTTTGTACAAGAAAAAAAATATGAACCATTCATCACTACGAAATATCCTGATAAACGTATTGTTGTTTTATCTTGTATGGATACTCGTCTTGTAGAGCTTTTACCAAAAGCGATGAATTTGCGTAATGGCGATGTAAAAATAGTGAAAAGTGCTGGTGCGTTAGTGAGCCATCCTTTCGGTGCAGTTATGCGTAGTTTATTAGTTGCTGTCTACGGCCTACAAGCCGATGAAGTGTATGTCGTGGGACATTATGACTGTGGTATGAGCGCGGTTGATCCTGATGCCATGCTAAGCGAAATGGTGAAGCGAGGCATTGATCCAGAAACCATCAAAATGTTGGAATATTCTGGTTTCGATTTAAAGGATTTTTTACGAGGTTTCGGTGATGTAGCAACAAGTGTTAAGAAAAGTGTCGATACAATTCGTAATCACCCTTTAATGGTAAAAGACGTGCCTGTCCATGGTTTAATTATTGATCCGAATACAGGTCATCTAGATATAATTGAAGACGGTAACAAACAATAAAATGACTTTTTGATGTACAGTAATAAATGAACAAGTGCCTACCCCTCACTACGAGAGATAGGCACTTGTTATTCTATTCATCCTCTAAACGTGCATACATATAATGATCTATCCAGTGACCATTGATATACAGCAGCTTTCTTAGCAGACCTTCCTGTTGAAATCCAGCCTTCGCTAAGACACGCATGGAGGCGCTATTTTGTGTCGATACATATGCCTCTACACGATGTAGACCAATTTGCTCAAATGCGAATCGAACCACCATATTCACAGCTTCTGTGACAATGCCCTTCCCTACGTAAATTTCATCCATCGCATAGCCAACAAATGCACTCGAGTACGGTAAGCGTTTTACAGCATAAAGTGCAATATGTCCTATTAGATTGTTTGTACCATGCTCAAAAATACCAAACGTAAATTCTCGCTTTGACTCCATTAAATAGAGACTTTCTTGAATTTTTTTGTATTGAGCGTCAACTGTATAGTATTCAGGTCTTTGCAGTGGCTCATATATAGACCAAAAGTATTTATTTCGGCTTACGAGACCCATTAAACTTCGTGCATCTTTTTCTTGGAATGTGCGGATGTAGCATTTTTCCCCCTTTATCGTTACCACATTCCCACCCTTTTTTCTTAATAGATTCCAAATTTTAAGCACCATTCTCCACACTAGCCTTCCAATAAATATCAATACATTCCTTTTTGTTACATTGGCTACAATCCATTGATTGAAAACCCTATTTATATTTTATTGTATGTAAAAAAAGATGCTGCTACAACCAAAACAGCTCATGTCTTATTGTCATAGCAGCACAATTCAATTATTTAGTTTTTTGTTCTTTCTTTTTCTCGTTTACTATTTCCAAACTGGATGATTCAGCATCCTCTAGTTGTGCATTGTCTAACACATTTGTTAAATGAAGACCACGTCTTTGAGCTTCTCGTTCAATGTGTGCAATTGTTTCTTGAAGCACCTGAACACGTGCATACTTTTTGTCATCTCCAGCGACTAAGATCCATGGAGCATCTTTTTTATCGGTCTTTTCAAACATTGCATTTGCTGCTTCAATATACTGCGGCGATTTATCACGATTGCGCCAATCTTCAGCTGTTAGCTTCCAAGATTTATAAGGGTTTTGTTCACGTTCTTTAAAGCGTTTTAATTGCTCCTCATCTGAAACATGAAGCCAGAACTTAATAATTATGTAATCTCCTGCAGTTAAGATCTTCTCAAAATTATTAATTTCTTCATAAGCACGAGACCATTCATCCTTCGTTGCAAATCCTTCGATGCGTTCTACTAATACGCGACCATACCATGAGCGATCAAAAATAGCGATTTGTCCATGTTGAGGCAATTTTCTCCAAAATCGTTGTAAATAGTTGTAGCGTAATTCATGTGCTTGAGGAGCAGATATAGGGTGTACAACATAACCGCGTGGATCGACGCGTTCGATCAATCGTTTAATAGCGCCACCTTTACCAGCCGCATCCATTCCTTCAAATACCAAGATTAAGCCAATTTTATTTTTTAATAAAAACTGTTGCGCGTTTAACATTTCATATTGGAGTACTTTTAATTTCTTTTTATACATCTTTTTGTCTAGTTCAATGGATAGGTCTAGATTTTTCAAATTTTGTGCCATGAAACTTCACTCCTTTTATTTGGATATTCTTATTGTACTAAAGAAATATATGGATGCCTATCAGGCATGGTAAATTGTAGATATTATTAGTAAAACAACACGATACATTGTTAGGAATTTCCGTTATAATAAAAAAAGTGACAGTACTATACTTATTTGTCTTTTCCCTATACAATCTAACACGAAGGGAGAGGAAAACATGCCTCGGTTTATCATGATGACAATCTCTTATCTTGTCTCAATCATCCTAACCTTTTCATCCTTTTTCGTGAACATCAACGGTCAATCTTCGCTAGAAATCGCTAATCGTTTTTCTGTAGTATTTGCACCGGTTAGTATAAGTCATGTAATTTGGATTATCATTTATTTATTACTCGGTTATTGGTTAGTTATGAACATCAAAAAGACAACTTTGAAACAGTCTGCGCTCTTTAGTTGCATAAATATATTACAAGCATTGACGGTATACGTCTGGCATCATGAGTTATTTATTGTTTCTCTTGGCATTACATTACTCTTAGTCTTGTATTTATTTATGCTGTATAATACGTACCCTCTTCAGGACAAAGCCTTGTCTGGTCGTATTCCTTTCTCCATTTATTTAGCATGGATGACATTTATTTTTATCACAAATACAAGCTTTACATTAACGGCTTATGGTTGGAACGGCTTTGGTCTTAGTACGCCTCTTTGGGCAGTGATTTTACTAACATTAGGAGGAGCCATTGCGCTACATATCCGTTTCCATCACTTTGATGTTATGTATCCAAGTGTTTTTATTTGGGCTTATATTGGAATCGCCATACATAATGGTTTTGATGAGCTACTTGTCACTACAGCCGCCTTATTTTTATGTGGTGTTCTCTTTGTTGGCATTTTATTTATTAAAAAAAATCCTGCCTACCAAAAATAAATTGGTTAGCAGGATTTTTCATTATATCCTATTCTTCGTCTAATGACGTTAGGATAATTGGTTTATCCTTTGTCACAATGACTGAATGTTCGATTTGAGCTACAAGTGATTTATCAGGTGTCACGAATGTCCAGCCATCACCAGCTTCTACAATATGCTCTGCTTTTGCTGAGATAAATGGCTCAACCGCAAGCACCATACCTTCTTTCATAATGGTAGAATCCCATGCATCATAATAGTTTAAAATATGATTTGGCTCATCATGTAAAGATTTACCTAAGCCATGACCTGTTAAATTCATAATAACAGTTAAGTCATTAGCACTCGCCTCACGTTCAACTGCTTTACCAATTTGATTTAATTTAGATCCAGCCTTTACCTTTGTCATTGCTCGATCAAAGGCACTTTTGGCAACACGGCATAGCTTTTCTTTGTCTTCATAGCCTTCACCAACAACAAATGAGATACCTGTGTCAGCAAAGTAGCCGTTTAAGGAGCCAGAAACATCAATATTCACAATATCGCCTTCTTGAATAACACGCTTTCCTGGAATACCATGCGCCACTTCTTCATTGACACTAATACATGTATATCCAGGGAAATCATATTCTCCCTTCGGTCCAGAAATAGCGCCTGCCTCCGCAAACATGCGGCCAGCAATTTCGTCTAGTTCAAGTGTTGTAACACCTGGTTTTGTTGCAGCTTTCATCGCTTCGCGAATTTCAGCACAAATGCGTCCTATTTTTTTAAAAGCTTCAATCTCTTCTTGTGTTTTTACAATCATGTATAACGTCCCTTTCATCTAATATCTATTCTTTAATATAACATAACTTTTTATGCGTATAACGATAAACGCTTTAAATATTGTATGCTTTCCTACTTTGCAAAGTGCTAAAAGAGCTATTCACAATAAAAAAGTCCCCCCACTCATGTGAAGGGACTTGCATTAAGCTTTTCTTTGCATTAATTGTGGAGCGGCTGTGAATAAAAGAACACCAACGATTGCCGTTAATATAGTTGCTGGTAGCATATATGTACCGTTATAGATGATGGAATAGATCCAAGCATTTTGATCGCCAGCATATTCTGCAAAAAATACAGCACCAGCAATTGTATGTGCCGCGTATCGTAAGAAGCCTGCGAAAACGGTACCTATTATAATATAAAGTGCCATTTTTGTTTTGTTCATATGTTTAGCAGCGTCCAACACTGGTCCACGTACAACTGCCGCTAATCCTACAACTGTAAAAGCAACACCATAATCTAGTAATCCTTGTAGCCAGTGCACGATATAGGAACCAAACATTGTTTGCATAACACCCACAAGTAGTCCCGTTGTTAGCCCAGCTACTAGGCCCCAACGAAACGCGATTAACATAATAGGTACCATGACAAGACTAACTGAGCCACCTTGTGCCCATACTTTAAAGGATACCTGATCAAGTACTAGCCCAATCGCTGCAAATATCGCAATCTCCACTAGCATTAACAGTCTTTTTTTGTCCATACATATTCTCTCCTTTGTTCCGATGTAGGATACAAGAGCAGGAATAGAAATGCACTGATATGTCTCTTTCTGACACCATTTTCCCCCAAGAATGAAAAAACGATGCCAGGACAGAGCCTCACATCGTACAAGTGTCGGTTTCTATCCACATCCCTACGCAAGCGTTAACTTACAGGTTCGAAGAGTCAAGGCATTACGTGCCCAGTCTCAGCTGACATCATCAGCTCCCCTTGTGGTCGTTACATCTGAATTTATTTGAACATTTTCATTGTACGCAAAGGATAGGAGGATTACAACCTCTTCCATACATTATTTTTTTGAAACTTTGCTATTATTCATGCGTAAATATTAAAAAAGGAGGTACAACTATGGAGAATCAAAAAATTTTAGCTGCCTTTAGTTATCTTAGTATTTTCTTCGCCCCTTTCATCGTTCCATTAATTGTGTACATTGTGACAAAAGATAGTGATGTAAAAAAACATTCGATTCGTGCACTTGTCTCTCATTTAATTCCTTTTGTTTTTGGCATCCTGTTCTTTATTGTCTTTGTTTTTTCCACATTTAGTTTAGATCCAACCTCCAGTAATAATACAGTGATGATTATTTGGTTTGCTTCATTCGCCATCTATGCCCTCGTCTCACTTGGTATTGTGATCTGGAATATTATTCAGGCTGTTCGCGTTATCCGTTAATGTTTTATTTTTAAGAGAAACAGGTAGTAGTAATTGTAAAAGGAGCTGTTTTTGGATGAAAGTATCAAACGTTGTGAAAACCGCCGTAAAGTTAGCACCGATTGTTATTCCTATCGTCAGAAAAGTAATGGCTGCAAAAAAGGGAACAACGCCTACAGCCACACCTCGAAAAAAATAAAACCAAGGCGTATTCCTTTTTTT encodes:
- a CDS encoding heavy metal translocating P-type ATPase; the protein is MEYFNRENINLIEKIKEHAELIAALMAGIFILLAWRLDTGGQTTASVLLYLIAFCVGGFAKAKEGIEETIEERKLNVELLMVLAAIGSAAIGYWTEGAILIFIFAVSGALETYAMNKSHREISALMNLQPEEAWLVRGGFEPMKVSVSTLQIGDHLLIKPGERIPADGIIFKGQSSIDESAISGEPLPISKSEGDEVFAGTVNLNGAITMEMTKANSETLFQKIIQLVQSAQSEKSPSQQFIEKFEGTYVKFVLLGVAIMMFLPHFLLGWDWTTTFYRAMVLLVVASPCALVASIMPATLATISNGAKNGVLFKGGLHLEHLSVLRALAVDKTGTLTQGKPVVTDFIVRDGVERDMALAILAGIESQSNHPLAQAITSYAKAEGIHALPQATIEDIPGWGIKGTIHNEAYQVGKPEFVGAQLASDFANNAATKLAAEGKTVIFIRDQHGIVALTALKDTVRNEAKKAVTLLKELDIQVVMLTGDNEKTAKVIAKEAGVTEYVAECLPETKVTEMKRLLTQHQFVGMVGDGINDAPALATATTGIAMGEGTDVALETADVVLMKNDLSKIAYAVRLSRKMQRIVKQNIFFSIGVIMLLIASNFLQVVDLPLGVIGHEGSTILVILNGLRMLNKNV
- a CDS encoding YihY/virulence factor BrkB family protein; translated protein: MEKNKATLHNAFGFVKSFVSPEEGAIDIMTSKGFIQDLIGRLKRVEISALAAQLAYFFLLSFFPLLIFLVTLLPYLNLETTQVYAFLVNVLPDEVYKLIENTLNEILTNRNSSLLSIGVLGTIWSASKGINALIRSLNKAYDTEGRAGILDRGLSLVFTIALVIVIAVALLLPVFGQQIGHFLFSIVGIEEQFESVWHRLRWSIPPLLIFVVLMGIYWFVPNTSPRLKVMGVWPGAMFATLAWLAVTYGFSFYINNFANYSATYGSIGGVIILMLWLYFTGIILIFGGVLNATMQKRALQKEIRR
- a CDS encoding YtxH domain-containing protein, with protein sequence MGQSKLFASIVAGAAVGAALSMLDRATREKTIASTKKMKEAISYYAANREELQVLVEEKVLAAKVLCESVSDNVNTIAEKVDEFKDLPSTIQGMIEDTKSAFTLPDKE
- a CDS encoding DUF1128 domain-containing protein translates to MDLSVPSKENVVYMVDQMKDKLRMVNVDAMKSENFDEANYEDLVYLYEMVMKRETFSPSEMQAIVAELGSLRK
- the motB gene encoding flagellar motor protein MotB, whose protein sequence is MAKKAKKKKHDEHIDESWLVPYADILTLLLAVFIILFASSSVDQEKLERMSAVFNQVFDGGTSFLEQPAPVPTPNADSDQTPQQNSAYLKDQQELAEIKDSVDNFIAVNEMEDQFATEMTDEGLLVTIRDSILFDPGQATVKPEYVPIAKELSTMLESDPARNIVITGHTDNVPAGPNFTSNFQLSVMRATKFLELLIESNDKLDPTRFSAKGNGEYRAIAPNDTAEGRAKNRRVEVLIQPLVTEDGSET
- the motA gene encoding flagellar motor stator protein MotA — encoded protein: MDKSSIIGLILAFVALLTGMVMKGVSLSAFYNPAAILIIIFGTMSAVTIAFPMQELKRVPKLFKILFKETKLANDIEIIKMFSQWADLARREGLLALESKASEIEDPFLKNGLTLAIDGQNADYIRDVLTEEVEAMEERHTSGAAIFTQAGTYAPTLGVLGAVVGLIAALADMNDIEKLGHAISAAFMATLLGIFTGYVLWHPFANKLKRKSALEVKQKRMMIEGILSVLEGEAPRVIEQKLSSYLTMEERRQISGESGAGGLGKES
- a CDS encoding aminopeptidase, with amino-acid sequence MILLLSLDTKLLKYAELAVKVGVNIQKDQYLYISCSTDNLKLAQIITKIAYKNGAKQVFVDISDDEIVRARYEGAPKDSFDFFPPWKVQEREWLAEHGAAFLSISSQNPDLLKGIERDRIMTFQKASGQALANYYQWLQADKFSWSVIAAPSKAWAAKVFPHLPEEQQIDALWEAIFAATRIDVENSVEAWHAHDQELHSKADYLNAKQFKSLHYTAPGTDLTIELPPHHVWAGGSSISTQGQTFMANMPTEEIFTAPLRTGVNGYVTSTKPLSYGGNIIDNFTLTFKDGRIIDVKAEQGQEILASLIETDEGAHYLGEIALVPHKSPISQSNLLFYNTLFDENASNHLAIGSAYAFCIEGGKEMTTEELSAHGLNQSLTHVDFMIGSSNMNIDGITQDDQIDPIFRNGNWAF
- a CDS encoding beta-class carbonic anhydrase, with protein sequence MTMLQDILEFNKEFVQEKKYEPFITTKYPDKRIVVLSCMDTRLVELLPKAMNLRNGDVKIVKSAGALVSHPFGAVMRSLLVAVYGLQADEVYVVGHYDCGMSAVDPDAMLSEMVKRGIDPETIKMLEYSGFDLKDFLRGFGDVATSVKKSVDTIRNHPLMVKDVPVHGLIIDPNTGHLDIIEDGNKQ
- a CDS encoding GNAT family N-acetyltransferase, translating into MVLKIWNLLRKKGGNVVTIKGEKCYIRTFQEKDARSLMGLVSRNKYFWSIYEPLQRPEYYTVDAQYKKIQESLYLMESKREFTFGIFEHGTNNLIGHIALYAVKRLPYSSAFVGYAMDEIYVGKGIVTEAVNMVVRFAFEQIGLHRVEAYVSTQNSASMRVLAKAGFQQEGLLRKLLYINGHWIDHYMYARLEDE
- a CDS encoding polyphosphate kinase 2 family protein, with product MAQNLKNLDLSIELDKKMYKKKLKVLQYEMLNAQQFLLKNKIGLILVFEGMDAAGKGGAIKRLIERVDPRGYVVHPISAPQAHELRYNYLQRFWRKLPQHGQIAIFDRSWYGRVLVERIEGFATKDEWSRAYEEINNFEKILTAGDYIIIKFWLHVSDEEQLKRFKEREQNPYKSWKLTAEDWRNRDKSPQYIEAANAMFEKTDKKDAPWILVAGDDKKYARVQVLQETIAHIEREAQRRGLHLTNVLDNAQLEDAESSSLEIVNEKKKEQKTK
- the map gene encoding type I methionyl aminopeptidase, which codes for MIVKTQEEIEAFKKIGRICAEIREAMKAATKPGVTTLELDEIAGRMFAEAGAISGPKGEYDFPGYTCISVNEEVAHGIPGKRVIQEGDIVNIDVSGSLNGYFADTGISFVVGEGYEDKEKLCRVAKSAFDRAMTKVKAGSKLNQIGKAVEREASANDLTVIMNLTGHGLGKSLHDEPNHILNYYDAWDSTIMKEGMVLAVEPFISAKAEHIVEAGDGWTFVTPDKSLVAQIEHSVIVTKDKPIILTSLDEE